A single Bifidobacterium asteroides DNA region contains:
- a CDS encoding MarR family winged helix-turn-helix transcriptional regulator, translating into MKSNNPSSLYDALMYLQCEFVAERNRVNPGNITWQQFDILTVLRTGASTPSQIGQRLGITRSKVSKNLSTLRDLGYIRQVPDAHDRRELETNLTQDGRDMLDIIDQHHKTLEEDARQVWSKDEQEEFATLANRLINKLRQERVAQ; encoded by the coding sequence ATGAAATCAAATAATCCGTCCTCCCTCTACGATGCTCTCATGTATCTGCAGTGCGAATTCGTAGCAGAGCGCAACAGGGTCAACCCGGGGAACATCACCTGGCAACAGTTCGACATCCTCACCGTTCTGCGCACAGGAGCGTCCACGCCCTCACAGATTGGTCAGCGACTCGGCATAACCCGATCCAAGGTCTCCAAGAACCTCAGCACTCTGCGCGATCTCGGATACATCAGGCAGGTGCCTGACGCCCACGACCGGCGAGAGCTGGAGACCAATCTGACCCAGGATGGCCGGGACATGCTTGACATCATCGATCAACACCATAAGACCCTTGAGGAAGATGCCCGACAGGTCTGGTCCAAAGACGAACAGGAAGAGTTCGCTACTCTTGCCAACAGGCTTATCAACAAGCTACGCCAGGAGCGAGTCGCCCAATGA
- a CDS encoding MarR family winged helix-turn-helix transcriptional regulator, with translation MRSIFPNLTGPQFVMVYYLYEHEGLEVTQKTVGDRFRLSHPTVRGVVKRLVKAGWLTAKPQTDDRRQMVLELTGHARNELDAHQVEIRHALEATGKLALKGFDERESRQLIGYLERIIRNMES, from the coding sequence GTGCGGAGCATCTTTCCCAATCTGACTGGTCCCCAATTTGTCATGGTCTATTACCTGTATGAGCATGAGGGCCTGGAGGTGACGCAGAAGACGGTGGGCGACAGGTTCCGTTTGAGCCATCCCACGGTTCGGGGAGTTGTCAAACGGCTGGTCAAGGCAGGATGGTTGACGGCAAAGCCTCAGACTGATGACCGACGTCAGATGGTTCTTGAGCTTACCGGACATGCGCGCAATGAGCTGGATGCCCACCAGGTCGAGATCCGGCATGCATTGGAGGCCACGGGCAAGCTTGCCTTGAAAGGGTTCGATGAGCGGGAGAGCAGACAGCTGATCGGCTACCTGGAACGGATCATTAGAAATATGGAATCCTGA
- a CDS encoding MFS transporter yields MNKDGGKGKGSKDGARGSRTAMMGTLLAGAFLALMAETFLNNALPTIMAEFHVSQSTAQWLSTSYLLVVGLMIPVSAWVFSNFRSKHTFIAMMAIFLTGSLVCIFSEGHFLLLLAGRIIQAVAAGSLMPFIQNVVLLLFPPDRRGAALGVVGLVVALGPTVGPTLSGFVLEHWSWRALFVLLAALSAVILVASFFLVYTVNHQVRTRLERAFRGIFLPRFRAHSLCPVRHRGRGWCVSA; encoded by the coding sequence ATGAATAAGGATGGCGGCAAGGGGAAAGGCAGCAAAGACGGGGCTAGGGGAAGTCGTACTGCGATGATGGGCACGCTTTTGGCAGGGGCCTTCCTGGCCCTGATGGCCGAGACTTTCCTTAACAATGCTCTGCCAACCATTATGGCGGAATTCCATGTGTCCCAATCCACCGCACAATGGCTGAGTACCTCCTATCTGCTGGTGGTGGGGCTGATGATACCCGTATCGGCTTGGGTGTTTTCCAATTTCCGGTCCAAGCACACCTTCATAGCCATGATGGCTATTTTCCTGACGGGCTCCTTGGTCTGTATCTTCTCCGAAGGTCATTTCCTCCTACTGTTGGCGGGCAGAATCATCCAGGCCGTGGCCGCTGGATCGTTGATGCCTTTCATTCAGAATGTGGTACTGCTGCTTTTTCCGCCGGATAGGCGCGGTGCGGCCCTGGGTGTGGTGGGCCTGGTGGTGGCCTTGGGTCCTACGGTTGGCCCCACGCTCTCGGGGTTTGTTCTGGAGCATTGGTCCTGGAGGGCCTTATTTGTGCTGCTTGCTGCCTTGAGCGCCGTGATTCTGGTGGCCTCGTTCTTCCTGGTCTACACGGTCAACCACCAGGTGAGAACCCGGCTGGAACGTGCCTTCCGTGGTATATTCCTGCCTAGGTTTCGGGCTCATTCTTTATGCCCTGTCCGCCATAGGGGACGCGGGTGGTGCGTCAGTGCTTGA
- a CDS encoding MFS transporter: MLVVILFCRRQLRLESPLVNLRVFTNATFNLTSLLSTLSNIAMVGVELVLPLYLQNTRGSSALTSGLVMLPGAIVMGIFNPLSGLIYQRIGARKISLLGYTVLLAGTLPMIWFGTTTSLIVIASSYALRLAGVALVMMTTFTEGINALPAELTAHGNAAASTVRQVGGSLGTAAAMMIVTIGAQRSSLSGATPAQALDQGYQWAFIFLMLVALIGLCASLFLKRHKTENE; encoded by the coding sequence GTGCTGGTAGTAATCCTGTTCTGCCGGCGCCAGCTGCGTCTGGAGTCGCCGCTGGTGAATTTGCGTGTTTTCACGAACGCTACTTTCAACCTGACCAGTCTGCTCAGCACCTTGAGCAACATTGCCATGGTAGGGGTGGAGCTGGTGCTTCCCCTGTACCTCCAGAATACGCGCGGGTCAAGCGCGCTCACCTCTGGTCTGGTCATGCTGCCGGGAGCCATTGTCATGGGCATATTCAACCCGCTCTCTGGTCTGATCTATCAAAGAATCGGAGCGAGGAAGATTTCCCTTTTGGGGTACACGGTGCTGCTGGCCGGAACCTTGCCAATGATATGGTTTGGCACCACTACGAGTCTTATTGTGATCGCCTCCTCTTATGCTCTGCGCCTGGCAGGAGTGGCACTGGTCATGATGACCACTTTCACCGAGGGTATCAACGCACTGCCCGCAGAACTCACAGCCCACGGCAACGCTGCTGCTTCGACTGTCCGCCAGGTGGGAGGCTCGCTGGGTACAGCTGCAGCCATGATGATCGTCACCATCGGCGCTCAGCGCAGCAGTCTCAGCGGAGCCACTCCAGCCCAAGCTCTCGACCAGGGCTACCAGTGGGCCTTCATCTTCCTTATGCTCGTAGCCCTAATCGGCCTGTGTGCCTCGCTTTTCCTTAAGCGGCATAAAACTGAGAATGAGTAA